From Aspergillus luchuensis IFO 4308 DNA, chromosome 2, nearly complete sequence:
ACTTTCGTGAATGCAGGGATCGGGGCTAAGAAGCTCCGTATGCGATCCAGAGGCGCTCCGTACATGCTACTTTTGTCTACAAAGTATGGTGAAAGCGAGCCAAAAATTAGCCTCTGCAACCAATACGGAACATTTTGTCTACAGCGAGACTGTAAGTGTCTATACATATGGCTTGGATGGCTATACATGACAAGTCTAAATCTTCTACAGTGACACCAGGAGATCTAGCTCAGCTGATCCAGGTATCAAATGCATCACTCACCGATCTATCCGTGCCAAAGCCAACAGAACCTCTGACCCTGAAGTTTGACGCAATGACTTTGTCTATTTCATTCCAATACATGTCAGATATCATGCAAGTGATCAGCATGCCCAAAGCGTACTTCGATGCCGTCCAGATACGGGAGCCACTTGATTCCGACCAATTCACAGAAAAGGTTATTTTCAAAATTCCGGCCGAGTCAGTTGAGCAGTTGAGGATGCCTAGCATGGTGTCAACTAGTCCTCCCACAGTACACAGATCCTGCGAAGTGCGCATCTTGGAAAGGTCTTTTGGCGAGGCGTGGCGCTCTATCCGACGCATGGTCATCAGTTCTTCAATAGCTGATAAGCCAGGACAGGCTACCGAGCTTTTCATGCCTCTGAGCCATGTACAAGTCAGCCGTACGACGGCTTCTGGATTCATCTTGCTGAAATGGTCAGACACTGGTCAGGAGAGGTCCAGCAAAACAGACGGGAACTACCATCCACTTTTCACTTACGTCTATGACGGCAGCAATCCAAACATAGGCCTTGGTATCCAGTTTCGCTCACAGGAGGCTGCGGATAACCTGGAAAGGGCTGTTCTGGGTCTAAGCCAGAAGCCCGCCTTCACCTGGTCTCAGGCCAAAAGCTCAGGGCAGGTCTACGAAGTTGCTGACATTGCGCCCGATGAGAAACGTTATAAGGCGGTGATGATATGTCGCACTCGTGCGGAATGGAAGCAGTGCAGTCTACATTATCTCTTCAGGGATATGGACTACCTGTACGATCATTCTAGTCTTCGTGTGAGATTTCCCCGTGCATTATTCGCCACTTACATATCATCACATGTTGATCAGCTATATCGGGCTGATGGTCGAGTGTTTTTCTCTCACTGCGAAAAAGAGTTCAGGGATATGACAGTGGAGTTTCACGAAGAGCGCGTGCTGATGGCATTCATGTCCTCGCTTGCATCCACATACAAGCTGGTCTTCTCCAGGAGAGCCACATCCCTCACGACCAAGGAAAAGCTACTGGTCCTCGGTCCTAGAAAGTCGGTGAAAGGAGACTCACAAGTCCAGCTATGGCGCGATGGAAATACCATTCGTCTTGCTTCGCGTTGGAGCGACCGTATAACGGACAGGTGGCTCACGATGACCATACCACCATCTGAACCATCCAGAGCCGGAAATCTGGTCAGCTTCCCCCCAAGCAGCTATTCAAGGGGGATGGTCCTCAACATGACAAAGATAGCATCAGGGGCAGCCAAAAATCAGAATAGAGAGCATAAAACGGGGCCAATAACGATCACCTTTCCCCATCTAAAAGGTACGCCTTCCTTTGCTTAGACGGACGACGAGGCTGATGTGCTTCAGACCGAGAAGAATTCGTTGCTGTAATAACGAACAATCAATTGAAGTAGCCGGCAAAGCTTATAGTGTCAGGTTAAGGCTTTCAGTCTGTTACGATGTTTGCATGGAACCAGTATCCAAGACCAAGAGCAAAGCACAGGAAGATGTGCGGGCCATGTCCCCACCGTGAGAATGAGGAAACCATGGAACATGAAACCCAATTTGGAGGCAATATACCAGGCAGCCCAGACAATAAAAACAAACAGTATAGATTACGAGAAGACAAGGATTATCAAACTAGGATTATAGACTGTATTGTGAAAGATGCAAAAAGAGTAGTCACGCCCGGGATCGAACCGGGAACCTTCTCGGCGCGTCAGATTGATGTGAACGAGAAATCATAACCATTAGACCACGTGACTGGACAATGGGAAAGATGGCTGGATTTTGACTTACGGAGTAGACAGCTTCGCTCCCCATTTATCACGAAGGACTGTTTGAGAACTACATTAATATGTATATTCGTTGTAGCAGAGCAGTATCCAGAGCACTTGTTAGCCAGTCAAGATGTATAGACCAACCTATCACTTGACAACAAGCAAGAACCGGGGAGAGGAAAGGCAGGTCTGTGCTGCAatgcaacaacaacatgcaacatctcttcatctttgccTCCAGACACTATGTGCTGATCGCTTCTCGTgctggagaaaaaaaggcaaCAAAGCTATCAGCATTCGCAAGCTTGTGATAAGAGCAAAAGACTGCAGATCACCCGTCCGTGTTCGGTGAAGAGGAGACATCGTCAATTTAGTCAGTCACTTTCATTGTACTCTGTACCCCGCTTGATCATGCCGCTCATCTGGAGATCCCGCACGAACACCATAATCTACAGAGAGAACCTGCAGAATCCGCCCAACAGGTAGGTGTATATTTTTCCCGACAGAATCGGGGAGAATATTTAGGCATTTGATTTCAAAGCTAGTTTTACGATTATTGCTATTAGTAGCAATCCTCCCGCCGCGCAAGCCAGTCGCTGACTCTAATTCCATTTGTCATAGCTAACCTATTGCTCATCGTCCGTGACTCAATTCAAGGCGCGTCTATCCGGTTCTCTACTAGCGGATGACCAGTAAAGGGTGCCTCAAATCATGTATTCTTCAGCGCCCACCCCCAGATCGTCTCAGTCAGTTAAGTCGCCCGGGTGATCTCTCCCCAGTGTTCTTGTCCCCGACGCGTGCGCCTTGCACGTGCGAGCCTCATGACCCATGGGCATAGGCTGAGCTTCTTATAACGCGAGGCTTGTTACCAACTGCCTTGCCCCCGGGGCATTTTGTTGAGATGTGTCCTGTTTTACCTCACCATGATTAGTGCTTGCCCTGTTGGCAAGCCTTGGGATTCTTTTTGTCGAGGAGGAACTGACTAACTGACTGAGATATCTGGGTATTTCGTTGTTGCCTGGGCTGTTCGTGTTTTCTTTGCTtaggtatctatctatcgatCTATCCATCCCATTGGTATTTATAGTCAGTTGGTCTTTGTCCGTTGCCGTCCTGTTCCTGACTGATTTGTCTATTTCATAGTTATTGCTGCTCTTACACTTTGTTGATATGCCACACTTGGTCCACCATCGACGACGCCACTCCTGGCCATATTGCGGCCCTGGGACAC
This genomic window contains:
- a CDS encoding uncharacterized protein (COG:S;~EggNog:ENOG410PXMS;~antiSMASH:Cluster_2.5), with translation MASIFEAADIPELTKLARDLYLTCNSISGDAPDGFNQLVASLESLHSVFQTLKDDVSSSKIELSESDEECKHTLHRCLNSCSGTLQQLKEVVDMYRNLGFENGRQLWQSIDWMTQQAFIDDLKSKIVAHTCHLGVCVGSLTKPSIERSESSATKDSANNIPLPTPASWQAHDDVSPISISVSTPRQQNVFILAELEGTQPSRSNPAAPQSACPPEDPSHVSASSESVVSGHSDTSSFTATTYTSPTSPATSTYSPSQSVVPEVFSTEKEVVWSRGPGSGFSAIQHQGRIQRSTSIKPGESTPWGSPGHSGADAIQELHRRQLREQLFRSLRCEPRDKMHQPDAELLASFDHIAHKEERAQQLTARCWLLVAVWWLLKARTALTNSERSTISSTRGSVSPSALSCNSSHQAYVDLLKASYILYDIVLNCDNPQLLLEDEIRKMISDLSDSLKEDFGQFSAVDVPDYAAIHSQNLDFWEPIQPEEMIGKDGQPAKPGNFCYITVELEDAGKEDEQVLFRTFVNAGIGAKKLRMRSRGAPYMLLLSTKYGESEPKISLCNQYGTFCLQRDLTPGDLAQLIQVSNASLTDLSVPKPTEPLTLKFDAMTLSISFQYMSDIMQVISMPKAYFDAVQIREPLDSDQFTEKVIFKIPAESVEQLRMPSMVSTSPPTVHRSCEVRILERSFGEAWRSIRRMVISSSIADKPGQATELFMPLSHVQVSRTTASGFILLKWSDTGQERSSKTDGNYHPLFTYVYDGSNPNIGLGIQFRSQEAADNLERAVLGLSQKPAFTWSQAKSSGQVYEVADIAPDEKRYKAVMICRTRAEWKQCSLHYLFRDMDYLYDHSSLRVRFPRALFATYISSHVDQLYRADGRVFFSHCEKEFRDMTVEFHEERVLMAFMSSLASTYKLVFSRRATSLTTKEKLLVLGPRKSVKGDSQVQLWRDGNTIRLASRWSDRITDRWLTMTIPPSEPSRAGNLVSFPPSSYSRGMVLNMTKIASGAAKNQNREHKTGPITITFPHLKDREEFVAVITNNQLK